A portion of the Hoylesella buccalis ATCC 35310 genome contains these proteins:
- a CDS encoding transposase family protein: protein MKTEQLLRCIFPEILADYFDVIDIQESISQIDFWLDERNFMEEVDRKSGTVSSYGFTAERVVHDFPLRGKPVYLHVRRRKWRDSSTGEIFSYSYDDLTTEGSKLSPEFVSFLKE from the coding sequence ATGAAGACCGAGCAATTGTTGCGTTGTATCTTTCCAGAGATACTCGCAGATTATTTTGATGTGATAGATATCCAAGAGAGTATTTCCCAGATAGACTTCTGGTTGGATGAGCGTAACTTTATGGAAGAGGTTGACCGCAAGTCCGGCACGGTAAGCAGTTACGGCTTTACCGCCGAACGGGTTGTCCATGACTTTCCCCTTCGTGGCAAGCCCGTTTACCTTCATGTCCGCCGTCGAAAATGGCGTGACAGTTCCACGGGTGAGATATTCAGTTATTCTTACGATGACTTGACAACTGAGGGCAGCAAACTTTCCCCTGAGTTCGTTTCTTTTTTAAAAGAATAG
- a CDS encoding RagB/SusD family nutrient uptake outer membrane protein has protein sequence MKKITIKLSVVLALAALTSCQQMDLMPKDQMAQSEYFNNKTELELFSNPFYNDILDKTPFDEKSDILVTSILNEIMVGGNRRQVPASGGGWSWGPLRNINTLLENIERCTDAKAVEHYTAVARFFRAYFYFDKVRRFGDVPWYDRQLSSEDEDLYKPRDSRELVMTKMIEDVDYAIAHLPAGRSAYRVNRWAAMALKARFCLFEGTYRKYHNLSVSGHDARYYLAQSAQAASQLMHSGKYKLYTTGHPDQDYLMLFVQHEANPDEYIFAVKYDYALGVRNNATGFTILASQGLPGLTRKFVNTYLMKDGSRFTDQPGWETMMFKEEVKNRDPRLAQSVRTPGYTRLNQTRVLPPDLKVAITGYQPIKFVQDPTDNSSNNDRTESSDVPMPVFRYAEVLLNYAEAKAELGTLTQADLDASVNLIRARVGMPKLLMAQANARPDSYLSSKQYGYPQVSGANKGVILEIRRERAIELLQEGLRMNDLYRWRAGQCINQPLTGMYFEGPGEYDLSGDDQPDVVLVPKGTKKPKEREGVVIFELGKDLLLTNGDYGYLDYLQHAERNGFNEQRDYLYPIPIDERTLNPALTQNPGWKDGLDF, from the coding sequence ATGAAAAAGATAACAATCAAACTATCGGTTGTTTTGGCATTGGCAGCACTTACATCGTGCCAACAAATGGACTTGATGCCCAAGGACCAAATGGCTCAATCGGAATATTTCAACAACAAGACTGAACTCGAATTGTTTAGCAATCCCTTTTACAACGATATCTTAGACAAGACGCCTTTCGATGAGAAGAGTGATATCCTGGTAACCTCTATCCTCAACGAAATCATGGTGGGCGGCAACAGACGACAGGTACCCGCCTCGGGAGGCGGTTGGAGTTGGGGACCGCTGCGCAACATCAACACCTTGCTGGAGAACATCGAACGTTGTACAGATGCTAAAGCTGTGGAGCATTACACAGCCGTAGCTCGATTCTTTCGTGCTTATTTCTATTTTGACAAGGTCCGAAGGTTCGGCGATGTGCCTTGGTACGACAGACAGTTGAGTTCGGAGGATGAAGATTTATACAAGCCGCGCGACTCGCGTGAGCTGGTGATGACCAAGATGATAGAAGATGTCGATTATGCCATAGCACATCTGCCTGCCGGGCGCAGTGCCTATCGAGTGAATCGCTGGGCCGCCATGGCGCTCAAGGCTCGCTTTTGTCTCTTCGAAGGCACTTATCGTAAATATCACAACCTAAGTGTTTCTGGACATGATGCACGCTATTATCTGGCACAATCTGCACAGGCAGCCTCACAACTCATGCACAGTGGGAAATACAAATTGTACACAACAGGGCATCCAGACCAAGATTACCTCATGTTGTTTGTTCAGCATGAAGCCAATCCCGATGAGTATATCTTCGCCGTGAAATATGATTATGCTTTGGGTGTGCGTAACAATGCCACTGGGTTTACAATCCTGGCATCACAAGGATTGCCTGGATTGACAAGAAAGTTTGTGAATACTTATCTTATGAAAGATGGTTCACGCTTCACCGATCAACCGGGGTGGGAGACGATGATGTTTAAGGAAGAGGTAAAGAATCGTGATCCACGCTTGGCACAGAGCGTGCGCACACCAGGATATACGCGTCTAAATCAAACACGCGTTCTGCCTCCAGACTTGAAAGTGGCTATTACTGGCTACCAGCCCATCAAGTTTGTGCAGGACCCTACCGACAATAGTAGTAACAACGATCGCACGGAGTCGTCTGATGTACCCATGCCCGTGTTCCGCTATGCTGAAGTGTTGCTCAACTATGCTGAGGCCAAAGCCGAGCTGGGAACCTTGACGCAAGCCGATTTAGATGCTTCGGTGAATCTTATCAGAGCACGTGTGGGCATGCCTAAACTGCTGATGGCGCAAGCCAATGCACGGCCCGATTCTTATCTTAGTTCCAAGCAGTATGGTTATCCACAGGTCTCGGGAGCCAACAAGGGGGTGATTCTAGAAATTAGACGTGAGCGGGCTATCGAACTCTTGCAAGAGGGTTTACGCATGAACGACCTTTATCGTTGGCGTGCAGGTCAGTGCATCAACCAACCTCTGACGGGGATGTATTTCGAGGGACCTGGTGAGTATGATTTGTCGGGTGATGATCAACCCGATGTTGTTTTGGTGCCTAAAGGTACGAAAAAGCCCAAAGAGCGCGAGGGTGTTGTTATCTTCGAGTTAGGTAAAGATCTCTTGCTCACCAACGGCGATTATGGATATTTGGATTATCTCCAGCATGCCGAGCGCAATGGTTTCAATGAACAGCGAGATTATCTGTATCCCATTCCTATTGATGAGCGTACCCTGAATCCTGCCTTGACACAAAATCCTGGTTGGAAAGACGGATTGGATTTTTAA
- a CDS encoding SusC/RagA family TonB-linked outer membrane protein yields the protein MKRFLEWRTCIMLFFLFVCAFPVKAQMLTLKGHVVDTQDEPLIGVSVVKKGTSHGTITDVNGDFTLKVAAKTQLVFSYVGYQTQVIEWNGRSPLHVVMNDDRKVLDEVVVVGYGTQKRVNLTGAVATVNGKELENRLSHSVTNMLQGSVAGVNVTTSAGKPGSTGAINIRGVNSINNADPLVVIDGVTGDAGDLARLNPNDIESISVVKDASAAAVYGARAAFGVILVTTKSGKSAQGTMGKTVQVRYSGRFGWEQPTTSTDYENRGYWSVYHVNKFWQSNSGTNYVNYTDHDMEELLARVNDKTENPERPWVVEEMRNGRKQWVYYGNYDWWDMLFREKRPSQQHNVSVTGARNGLSYMLSGNYYRQEGMQRAHPDVFNRYNLRSKIDFEMSKWATLSNNTSFYQSDYTSIGCGGVEDAIALSARHAMACFPMQNPDGSWIYATPYLKYKVGNGRHIILNENTHRNLDKNINFANTTRLVLKPIQQLSVTGDFTYRFYQTQHTGRTSELWYREYPDAPLASYNTGAGENQLDEAVRSNYFYSTNVFANYDDNFNGRHHLSAMAGFNHEYYYRKGISAWGRDLSSIDLDDLNLVGQNENGETETGVGGGQAEYALLGFFGRVNYDYLGRYLLELSGRYDGSSRFAKESRWGFFPSASLGWRVSEESFFRPAKQWIDNLKLRLSFGSLGNQSVSSYYTYMRLVSMHNFSNYTFGEGSAMPKYSSLSAPISDNLTWETVQQWNGGFDISMFGQRLSIVTDFYVRNTKDMLTAGVALPSVYGAAVPRMNAADMRTKGYEVSVNWQDRFKLLNRPFRYHVGFVLSDYKSTITKYDNPNKSFAKAHYVGQRIGEIWGFTTDGLFKTNEEAKEYAKQVDLSYSSGRLRGGWQAGDLKFVDLDGDGKWGIGQNTVDKPGDRKILGNSLPSLSYGITAGFDWYGFDASVFFQGTGNHYWYPSGHNMNFWGGFSYSYLTYLPKDFLGKLWSEENPNSYFPRPHAYGATGGYLAKVNDRYLQNIRYLRLKNLSIGYTLPNAWTRHIGVEKLRLYFSGEDLCYWSPLKKNTKYIDPEAAFNRSSAGRNNAYYPWPSTYMFGVDVTF from the coding sequence ATGAAAAGATTTTTGGAATGGAGAACGTGTATCATGCTGTTTTTTCTGTTTGTCTGCGCATTTCCCGTCAAGGCTCAAATGCTCACGCTGAAAGGACACGTTGTTGATACGCAGGATGAGCCACTCATTGGGGTAAGTGTAGTAAAAAAAGGAACCTCGCATGGCACGATTACTGATGTGAATGGCGATTTCACTTTGAAAGTAGCTGCCAAGACACAGCTTGTTTTTAGTTATGTGGGTTATCAAACTCAAGTAATCGAATGGAATGGCCGCTCGCCTTTGCACGTCGTTATGAACGATGACCGTAAGGTGCTGGATGAGGTGGTTGTGGTAGGCTATGGCACGCAGAAGCGTGTGAACCTCACGGGAGCTGTGGCTACGGTGAATGGCAAGGAACTGGAAAACCGTTTGTCGCATTCGGTCACCAACATGTTGCAAGGCTCGGTAGCGGGTGTCAATGTAACCACCTCGGCAGGAAAACCAGGGTCGACTGGTGCTATCAATATACGTGGTGTCAATTCTATTAACAATGCCGACCCGTTGGTGGTTATCGATGGCGTGACAGGTGATGCGGGCGATTTGGCTCGGCTGAATCCGAATGACATTGAGTCTATCTCCGTAGTGAAAGATGCTTCGGCAGCGGCTGTTTATGGTGCGCGCGCCGCTTTCGGTGTGATTTTGGTCACCACTAAGTCGGGTAAATCCGCACAAGGCACGATGGGCAAGACCGTACAGGTGCGCTATAGTGGCCGGTTTGGTTGGGAGCAGCCCACCACCTCGACCGATTATGAGAATCGAGGCTATTGGTCGGTGTACCACGTTAATAAGTTTTGGCAATCGAACAGTGGTACTAATTACGTGAATTATACCGACCATGACATGGAAGAGCTGTTGGCACGTGTTAACGACAAGACCGAGAACCCTGAGCGTCCATGGGTGGTCGAGGAGATGCGCAATGGCCGCAAACAGTGGGTGTATTATGGCAATTACGACTGGTGGGACATGTTGTTCCGCGAAAAGCGTCCCAGCCAGCAGCACAATGTATCGGTGACGGGGGCTCGCAACGGACTGAGTTACATGCTCTCGGGTAACTATTACCGTCAGGAGGGTATGCAGCGCGCACATCCCGACGTGTTCAATCGGTACAACCTTCGTTCGAAGATTGATTTTGAGATGAGTAAGTGGGCCACATTGTCCAACAACACCTCGTTCTATCAGTCGGACTATACGTCTATTGGCTGTGGAGGGGTAGAGGATGCCATTGCCCTCAGTGCGCGTCATGCCATGGCTTGTTTCCCCATGCAGAACCCAGACGGAAGCTGGATTTATGCCACACCTTATTTAAAATATAAGGTGGGCAATGGACGACACATTATTTTGAATGAGAATACACACCGCAACTTGGATAAGAACATCAACTTTGCCAATACCACGCGGTTGGTGCTTAAGCCCATTCAACAGCTGTCGGTAACGGGCGATTTCACCTATCGTTTTTATCAAACTCAACATACCGGACGTACCTCAGAGTTGTGGTATCGCGAGTATCCCGATGCTCCGCTGGCTTCGTACAATACAGGTGCTGGTGAGAATCAGTTGGACGAGGCGGTGCGCTCCAACTATTTTTATTCTACCAACGTGTTTGCCAATTATGACGACAACTTTAATGGGCGTCATCATCTCTCGGCCATGGCCGGTTTCAACCATGAATATTATTATCGCAAGGGCATATCTGCCTGGGGTAGAGACTTGTCGTCTATCGATTTGGATGACCTCAACCTGGTGGGTCAGAACGAGAACGGAGAGACCGAAACAGGCGTGGGTGGCGGTCAAGCCGAATATGCTTTGTTAGGTTTCTTTGGACGTGTAAACTACGACTACCTGGGTAGATATTTATTGGAGTTGAGTGGACGCTATGACGGTTCGTCGCGTTTTGCCAAAGAGTCACGTTGGGGCTTTTTCCCTTCTGCATCGTTGGGGTGGCGCGTATCCGAAGAATCTTTCTTCCGTCCAGCCAAACAATGGATTGACAACCTGAAACTGCGCCTTTCGTTTGGTTCGTTAGGCAATCAGAGTGTGTCATCGTACTACACGTATATGCGCTTGGTGTCTATGCACAACTTTAGCAATTATACCTTTGGTGAAGGCAGTGCCATGCCAAAGTATTCGTCACTCAGTGCTCCCATCTCTGACAATCTTACTTGGGAAACCGTGCAACAATGGAATGGCGGATTTGATATATCCATGTTTGGCCAGCGGTTATCCATAGTTACCGATTTCTATGTTCGCAATACCAAGGACATGCTCACCGCCGGTGTGGCGCTGCCATCGGTTTATGGTGCTGCCGTTCCTCGCATGAATGCCGCCGACATGCGTACGAAGGGATACGAAGTAAGCGTGAACTGGCAAGATAGGTTCAAACTGCTCAATCGGCCGTTCCGTTATCATGTAGGCTTTGTACTGAGCGATTACAAAAGCACCATTACCAAGTACGACAATCCCAACAAGTCGTTTGCCAAGGCGCATTATGTGGGTCAGCGCATTGGCGAGATATGGGGTTTCACCACCGATGGTCTGTTCAAGACGAATGAGGAAGCTAAAGAATACGCTAAGCAGGTAGACCTTAGTTATAGTAGTGGCCGACTTCGTGGCGGTTGGCAGGCTGGCGATTTGAAGTTTGTTGATCTCGATGGTGATGGCAAGTGGGGCATTGGTCAAAACACGGTTGACAAGCCTGGTGATAGGAAAATATTGGGCAACTCGTTACCATCGCTTTCTTATGGCATCACGGCTGGATTCGACTGGTATGGCTTCGATGCTTCCGTATTCTTTCAGGGTACGGGCAACCACTATTGGTATCCCAGCGGACACAACATGAACTTCTGGGGCGGATTCTCCTATTCTTATCTTACCTATTTGCCCAAGGACTTCTTAGGCAAGCTGTGGTCTGAGGAGAACCCCAATTCGTATTTCCCAAGACCACATGCCTATGGTGCTACGGGCGGTTATCTGGCAAAGGTGAACGATCGCTATTTACAAAACATCCGTTACCTACGTCTCAAGAATTTATCCATTGGATACACCTTACCCAATGCATGGACACGCCACATTGGTGTAGAGAAACTTAGGCTCTACTTCTCGGGTGAAGACCTGTGCTACTGGTCACCACTGAAAAAGAATACGAAGTACATCGACCCAGAGGCAGCCTTCAATAGGAGTAGCGCTGGACGTAACAATGCGTATTATCCATGGCCGTCTACCTATATGTTTGGGGTTGACGTGACCTTCTAA
- the cas9 gene encoding type II CRISPR RNA-guided endonuclease Cas9 (Cas9, originally named Csn1, is the large, multifunctional signature protein of type II CRISPR/Cas systems. It is well known even to general audiences because its RNA-guided endonuclease activity has made it a popular tool for custom editing of eukaryotic genomes.), with translation MNKRILGLDTGTNSLGWAVVDWDEHAQNYELIKYGDVIFQEGVKIEKGIESSKAAERSGYKAIRKQYFRRRLRKIQVLKVLVKYHLCPYLSDDDLRQWHLQKQYPKSDELMLWQRTSDKEGKNPYYDRHRCLHEKLDLTVEADRYTLGRALYHLTQRRGFLSNRLDTSADNKENGVVKSGISQLSTEMEEAGCEYLGDYFYKLYDEQGNKVRIRQRYTDRNKHYQHEFDAICEKQELSSELIEDLQRAIFFQLPLKSQRHGVGRCTFERGKPRCADSHPDYEEFRMLCFVNNIQVKGPHDLELRPLTYEEREKIEPLFFRKSKPNFDFEDIAKALAGKKNYVWIHDKEERAYKFNYRMTQGVPGCPTTAQLKSIFGDDWKTGIAETYTLVQKKNGSKSLQEMVDDVWNVLYSFSSVEKLKEFAYHKLQLDEESAEKFAKIKLSHSFAALSLKVIRKFLPFLRKGMYYTHASFFANIPTIVGKEIWNNEQNRKYIMENVGELVFNYQPKHREVQGTIEMLIKDFLANNFELPAGATDKLYHPSMIETYPNAQRNDFGILQLGSPRTNAIRNPMAMRSLHILRRVVNQLLKESIIDENTEVHVEYARELNDANKRKAIADRQKEQDKQHKKYGDEIRKLYKEETGKEIEPTQTDVLKFQLWEEQNHHCLYTGEQISITDFIGSNPKFDIEHTIPQSVGGDSTQMNLTLCNNRFNRGVKKAKLPTELANHEEILTRIEPWKNKYEQLVKERDKQRTFAGMDKAVKDIRIQKRHKLQMEIDYWRGKHERFTMTEVPEGFSRRQGTGIGLISRYAGLYLKSLFHQADSRNKSNVYVVKGVATAEFRKMWGLQSEYEKKCRDNHSHHCMDAITIACIGKREYDLMAEYYRMEETFRQGRGSKPKFSKPWATFTEDVLNIYKNLLVVHDTPNNMPKHTKKYVQTSKGKVLAQGDTARGSLHLDTYYGAIERDGEIRYVVRRPLSSFTKPEELENIVDETVKRTIKEAIADKNFKQAIAEPIYMNEDKGILIKKVRCFANSVKQPINIRQHRDLSKKEYKQQYHVVNENNYMLAIYEGLVKNKVVREFEIVSYIEAAKYYKRSQDRNIFSSIVPTHSTKYGLPLKTKLLMGQLVLMFEENPDEIQVDNTKNLVKRLYKVVGIEKDGRIKFKYHQEARKEGLPIFSTPYKNNDDYAPIFRQSINNINILVDGIDFNIDILGKVTLKE, from the coding sequence ATGAACAAACGCATATTAGGATTGGATACTGGCACCAACAGTTTGGGGTGGGCAGTAGTTGATTGGGACGAGCACGCCCAGAATTACGAGCTTATTAAATATGGTGATGTTATCTTTCAAGAAGGTGTAAAAATTGAAAAAGGGATAGAATCTTCTAAGGCTGCTGAGCGTTCGGGGTATAAGGCTATACGGAAACAATATTTTCGACGCCGCTTACGCAAAATACAAGTGTTGAAGGTGCTGGTGAAATATCATCTTTGTCCGTATTTGAGTGATGATGATTTACGACAGTGGCACTTACAGAAGCAATATCCTAAAAGCGATGAGTTGATGTTGTGGCAGCGTACAAGCGATAAAGAGGGGAAAAATCCTTATTATGATAGACATAGATGTCTGCACGAGAAATTAGATTTAACGGTTGAGGCTGATAGATATACCTTAGGTCGTGCTTTATATCATTTAACGCAACGGCGTGGCTTTTTAAGTAATCGACTGGACACCAGTGCAGATAATAAAGAAAACGGAGTGGTGAAATCGGGAATTTCGCAACTATCTACAGAAATGGAAGAAGCGGGATGCGAATATCTTGGAGATTATTTTTATAAACTCTATGATGAACAAGGTAACAAGGTACGCATCAGACAAAGGTACACAGACCGTAATAAACATTATCAGCATGAGTTTGATGCTATTTGTGAAAAGCAAGAACTAAGCAGCGAGTTAATAGAAGATTTGCAACGAGCCATCTTCTTTCAACTTCCGCTTAAATCGCAAAGGCACGGTGTAGGCAGGTGTACTTTTGAAAGAGGGAAGCCGCGTTGTGCCGATTCGCATCCTGATTATGAAGAATTTAGAATGCTTTGTTTTGTCAACAACATTCAGGTAAAAGGACCTCACGATTTAGAACTACGTCCCTTAACTTACGAGGAGCGAGAGAAAATTGAACCTTTGTTTTTCCGTAAATCAAAACCTAATTTCGACTTTGAAGACATAGCCAAGGCATTGGCAGGCAAGAAAAACTACGTTTGGATACATGACAAAGAAGAAAGAGCTTACAAGTTTAATTATAGAATGACACAGGGCGTGCCTGGATGTCCTACTACAGCACAGTTGAAAAGCATATTTGGCGATGATTGGAAGACGGGTATCGCCGAAACATATACACTTGTTCAAAAGAAGAACGGGAGTAAGAGTTTGCAAGAAATGGTGGACGATGTTTGGAATGTGTTGTATTCTTTTTCATCGGTTGAAAAGCTAAAAGAGTTTGCTTATCACAAGTTGCAGTTGGATGAGGAAAGTGCAGAGAAGTTTGCAAAGATAAAACTAAGTCACAGTTTTGCAGCGCTAAGCCTGAAAGTGATACGCAAATTTTTACCGTTCTTGCGCAAGGGAATGTATTATACACATGCTTCGTTCTTTGCGAACATTCCTACCATAGTAGGTAAAGAAATATGGAACAACGAGCAGAACAGAAAGTATATCATGGAGAATGTTGGTGAACTGGTTTTCAATTATCAACCTAAACATCGCGAAGTACAAGGAACTATTGAAATGTTGATTAAAGATTTTCTTGCAAACAACTTCGAGTTACCAGCAGGGGCAACAGACAAACTATATCATCCTTCTATGATAGAAACCTACCCTAATGCGCAACGCAACGACTTTGGCATACTGCAATTGGGCTCGCCACGAACCAATGCCATCCGAAATCCTATGGCTATGCGCTCTCTACATATCTTGAGACGGGTGGTAAATCAGTTGTTGAAAGAAAGTATTATTGACGAAAATACGGAAGTACATGTTGAGTACGCCCGAGAATTGAATGATGCCAATAAGCGAAAAGCAATTGCAGATAGGCAAAAAGAGCAAGACAAACAACACAAAAAATATGGTGATGAAATAAGGAAGTTATACAAAGAAGAAACAGGAAAAGAGATTGAACCAACTCAAACAGATGTGTTAAAGTTTCAACTTTGGGAGGAACAAAACCACCATTGCTTATATACAGGTGAACAAATAAGCATCACCGACTTTATTGGGAGTAATCCGAAATTTGATATAGAGCACACTATTCCACAGAGTGTTGGTGGAGACAGCACACAGATGAACCTTACATTGTGTAACAATCGGTTTAACAGAGGGGTAAAGAAAGCGAAACTACCAACAGAACTGGCAAATCATGAGGAGATATTGACAAGAATTGAGCCGTGGAAAAACAAATATGAACAGCTGGTAAAAGAACGTGACAAGCAACGCACATTTGCTGGAATGGATAAAGCGGTGAAAGATATAAGGATACAAAAACGCCATAAGCTACAAATGGAGATAGATTATTGGCGAGGAAAGCATGAGCGATTTACCATGACCGAAGTGCCCGAAGGATTCAGTAGGAGACAGGGAACTGGCATCGGACTTATTTCTCGTTATGCGGGGTTGTATCTCAAGTCGTTATTCCATCAAGCAGACAGTCGCAACAAGTCGAATGTTTATGTGGTAAAAGGCGTGGCAACAGCCGAGTTTCGTAAAATGTGGGGGCTGCAAAGTGAATATGAAAAGAAATGTAGAGATAATCATTCGCATCATTGTATGGATGCTATCACCATTGCATGCATCGGAAAGAGAGAGTACGATCTCATGGCTGAATATTATCGCATGGAAGAAACATTTAGGCAAGGCAGGGGTTCCAAACCTAAATTCTCAAAACCGTGGGCTACATTTACAGAGGATGTTCTCAACATATATAAAAACTTATTGGTAGTACACGATACTCCGAACAACATGCCGAAGCATACAAAAAAGTATGTGCAGACATCTAAAGGAAAGGTGTTGGCTCAAGGGGACACGGCAAGAGGTAGTTTACATCTTGACACATATTATGGCGCAATAGAGCGAGATGGAGAAATAAGATATGTTGTTCGGCGACCACTCAGTTCGTTTACAAAACCAGAAGAGCTTGAAAATATCGTTGACGAAACGGTGAAGCGAACCATTAAAGAAGCAATAGCGGACAAAAATTTCAAACAGGCTATTGCAGAACCAATCTATATGAATGAGGATAAAGGCATACTTATTAAAAAGGTAAGATGTTTTGCTAATTCGGTGAAGCAGCCTATCAATATTAGGCAACATCGAGATTTGTCCAAAAAAGAATATAAACAGCAGTATCATGTAGTGAATGAAAATAATTACATGTTGGCTATTTATGAGGGTTTGGTGAAAAATAAAGTGGTTAGAGAATTTGAAATAGTAAGCTATATCGAGGCTGCTAAATATTATAAACGAAGTCAAGACCGAAATATATTCTCGTCTATAGTGCCTACTCATAGCACAAAATATGGATTGCCACTTAAGACAAAACTTTTAATGGGGCAGCTGGTGTTAATGTTTGAAGAAAATCCTGACGAAATACAAGTGGATAATACCAAAAACTTAGTTAAAAGACTCTACAAGGTGGTAGGTATTGAAAAAGATGGACGTATAAAATTTAAATATCATCAAGAAGCTCGTAAAGAAGGTTTGCCTATTTTTAGCACTCCTTATAAAAATAATGATGATTATGCTCCTATTTTCAGACAGAGTATAAACAATATCAACATATTAGTAGATGGTATAGATTTTAATATCGACATTCTTGGTAAAGTAACGCTTAAAGAGTAA
- a CDS encoding ATP-binding protein, which produces MEFIDRMEETAAFKRALSLSRPVLIVIYGRRRIGKSELIKHVLTDQDVYHLSEEAQTQQQIDSFAKTVSFTFDGFDRVSYHDWETILTSINLYVGENTSVCLDEFSYLVKCDPSLPSIIQRLVDNKKLKYNLILCGSSQLMMHSLVLNEKSPLYQRCAWQPKLKQLRLPYIKEALHCSDQQAVEEYAVWGGVPRYWELRADFDTLEVAVHNLLVNNYGTLYDEPTRLLRDERRDTATSFSLLTTVGNGVNRISEIASRMQQPATNLSQPISILTDLGYVEKDIPFGDNPKSSKKGLYRLGDNFLSFYYRFINPNKYLIELDRQDLVMDIIRKDFSTYVGQVWERICRDFVTGNEIDGVIYGNASRWWGGIPKEDDSNDYEQIELDLVAESLDKKHILVAECKWRERDEAQSVYEQLTSRASRLPFVKKGQKIHTILFLKTETKADVPCYYPKDIIASMLQEDSSKNKVSY; this is translated from the coding sequence ATGGAATTTATAGATAGAATGGAAGAAACTGCTGCGTTCAAGCGCGCGCTGAGTCTTAGTCGGCCTGTGCTGATTGTAATTTATGGCAGGCGGCGTATTGGAAAGTCAGAACTTATCAAGCATGTTTTGACCGATCAGGATGTTTACCATCTGAGCGAAGAAGCACAGACGCAGCAGCAGATAGATTCCTTTGCTAAGACCGTTTCATTTACGTTTGACGGATTTGATCGTGTGTCATACCATGATTGGGAAACGATACTCACCTCTATCAATCTATATGTTGGAGAGAACACATCAGTTTGTTTAGATGAGTTTTCTTATCTTGTCAAGTGCGATCCTTCGCTGCCTTCCATTATTCAACGGTTAGTGGATAACAAAAAACTGAAATACAACCTGATACTTTGTGGTTCCTCCCAACTAATGATGCACTCATTGGTACTCAATGAGAAGTCTCCCCTATATCAACGATGTGCTTGGCAGCCAAAGCTGAAGCAACTACGTTTGCCTTATATCAAAGAAGCCCTGCATTGTTCCGACCAGCAGGCTGTTGAGGAATATGCCGTTTGGGGTGGTGTGCCACGCTATTGGGAACTCCGTGCCGACTTCGACACCTTGGAAGTGGCGGTGCACAATCTATTGGTCAATAACTATGGAACGCTGTACGATGAGCCAACTCGGTTGCTCCGTGATGAACGTCGTGACACGGCTACATCTTTCTCTCTGCTTACTACGGTGGGCAACGGGGTGAATCGCATTTCGGAAATAGCCAGTCGTATGCAGCAGCCTGCAACTAATCTCTCTCAGCCCATCAGCATACTGACCGATTTAGGCTATGTGGAGAAAGATATACCTTTTGGCGACAATCCAAAGAGTAGCAAGAAAGGACTGTATCGACTTGGTGATAACTTTCTTTCCTTCTATTACAGGTTTATCAATCCTAACAAATATCTCATTGAACTCGACCGTCAGGATCTCGTAATGGATATTATTCGTAAGGACTTCAGCACATACGTTGGTCAGGTTTGGGAAAGGATTTGTCGCGACTTCGTGACTGGCAATGAAATAGATGGTGTAATCTATGGCAATGCCTCACGATGGTGGGGCGGCATACCAAAAGAAGATGACAGCAATGACTACGAACAGATAGAGCTCGACCTTGTAGCTGAATCGCTCGACAAGAAGCACATCCTCGTGGCAGAATGTAAATGGCGGGAACGCGACGAGGCACAGAGCGTATATGAGCAATTAACAAGCCGTGCCAGCCGCTTACCATTCGTAAAGAAAGGGCAAAAGATACACACGATATTGTTTCTCAAAACAGAAACCAAGGCTGATGTTCCATGTTATTATCCCAAAGATATCATAGCGTCTATGCTGCAAGAGGATTCCTCCAAAAACAAAGTCTCATATTAA